Genomic segment of Cytobacillus suaedae:
TTGACGTGGATGTATTCACAGCAAATGGTGATACAGCTAAATTCCATGATGCCATCGAGCAAGCATTAACACAAGACTATGATGGGTTTATTATCTCACATGGTGATGATGCGGCGACTGTTGATGGAGTGAAAAAATTAGTTGAAGCCGGGAAGAGTGTTGTTACATTTGATTCAAACCCAGACCTTGCGACAATTAATGGCGTAACATTAACATCACAGGATGATGAAGCGCTAGCAACATTAGCTCTTGAGGCACTTGTTAAGGAGCATAACGGAGAAGCGAATATCGTATACCTATGGGTTGATGGTTTTCCACCTATGGTAAGAAGAAACAATGTTTATAAAGAAGTACTTGAAAATAATCCTGGTCTTACAGAGGTTGAACGATTTGGAGTTGCAGCAGCAGATACATCTGTTCAAACACAAAATGCCGTTGCAGCCATGTTAAATAAACATCCAAAAGGTGAAATCGATGCGATATTTGCTACATGGGATGCTTTCGCAATTGGTGCAGCACGTGCGATTAAAGAAGCTGGTAGAGATGAAATTAAAATTTACGGTATCGATGTTTCTAACGCAGACCTTCAAGAAATTCAAACCGACGGAAGCTCATGGAAATATACAGC
This window contains:
- a CDS encoding sugar ABC transporter substrate-binding protein, producing MLKKTIVKTALTSALAFSLLLTGCASGEKTNQASNEKVSFENVPERFANGEGAKIKVIRKIGGDDHTAQFLAGAKEEGESLGFDVDVFTANGDTAKFHDAIEQALTQDYDGFIISHGDDAATVDGVKKLVEAGKSVVTFDSNPDLATINGVTLTSQDDEALATLALEALVKEHNGEANIVYLWVDGFPPMVRRNNVYKEVLENNPGLTEVERFGVAAADTSVQTQNAVAAMLNKHPKGEIDAIFATWDAFAIGAARAIKEAGRDEIKIYGIDVSNADLQEIQTDGSSWKYTAAVDPKLIGAVNLRLLAKKLAGEETPQNYDLEASLISQTDLQGSSEPVNMVNLANIVEGWGTSTAFEEEWMKVLKEHYQK